In Larimichthys crocea isolate SSNF chromosome VI, L_crocea_2.0, whole genome shotgun sequence, one genomic interval encodes:
- the npepl1 gene encoding putative aminopeptidase NPEPL1 produces MANVVLEFKASAGDSEPQTRPVLIIGQQASLQQVSWSGVKGKLQPAVSKEVWQAALGALNPNPTDSCPLYLNHAAVAALPSRVSRHNSPSSAHFLSRLVRSCLPGGNNRCIVMVCERSDVFASGCAIARAFPIFSRRSATSRRAEKKHVTVEFVIVGQDSNPLDVGELECLSNAADGVRLAARIVDTPCNEMNTDHFLDEIKAVGTELGITPVIIRGEELKQKGFGGIYGVGKAAEHPPALAVLSHTPDGATQTIAWVGKGIVYDTGGLSIKGKTTMPGMKRDCGGAAAILGAFKATVKQGFKDNLHAVFCLAENSVGPTATRPDDIHTLYSGKTVEINNTDAEGRLVLADGVVYASKDLSADIILDMATLTGAQGISTGKYHAAVMTNSEQWEVACVRAGRSSGDLAHPLVYCPELHFSEFTSAMADMKNSVADRENAQSSCAGLFIGSHLGFDWPGVWVHVDIASPVHAGERATGFGVALLMALFGQASDDSMLNKVSPLGAPTNMSDGDQMERDCKRRRLV; encoded by the exons ATGGCCAACGTGGTGCTGGAGTTCAAGGCGTCCGCCGGAGACTCCGAGCCGCAGACCCGCCCTGTGCTGATTATCGGACAGCAGGCCAGCCTGCAGCAAGTGAGCTGGAGCGGCGTGAAGGGGAAGCTGCAGCCCGCCGTCAGCAAGGAG gtcTGGCAGGCGGCTCTCGGTGCTTTGAACCCGAACCCCACGGACAGCTGCCCTCTGTACCTCAATCATGCCGCGGTGGCCGCGCTCCCTTCACGGGTCAGCAGGCACAACAGCCCGTCTTCTGCCCACTTTCTGTCCCGCCTGGTCCGTTCCTGCCTGCCTGGAGGGAATAACCGCTGCATTGTT ATGGTGTGTGAGCGTTCGGATGTGTTCGCCTCCGGCTGTGCCATCGCCAGGGCCTTCCCCATCTTCTCCCGTCGCTCCGCCACCTCGCGCAGGGCTGAGAAGAAGCACGTCACTGTGGAGTTTGTGATCGTCGGGCAAGACAGCAATCCTCTGGATGTCGGTGAACTTGAG tgTCTCTCCAACGCTGCCGATGGCGTGCGGCTGGCAGCTCGCATCGTGGACACTCCGTGCAATGAGATGAACACCGATCACTTCTTAGAT GAAATCAAGGCTGTGGGAACTGAACTTGGAATCACCCCGGTGATCATTCGTGGAGAggaactgaaacaaaaaggGTTTGGAG GTATTTATGGAGTTGGCAAGGCGGCAGAGCATCCTCCTGCATTAGCAGTCTTGAGCCACACACCAGATGGTGCAACCCAAACCATCGCATGGGTGGGCAAGGGCATCGTGTACGACACTGGAGGACTCAGCATCAAGGGGAAG accaCAATGCCGGGGATGAAGAGAGACTGTGGTGGAGCTGCTGCCATTCTGGGAGCTTTTAAAGCGACTGTCAAACAG GGCTTTAAGGATAATCTCCACGCAGTGTTTTGCCTCGCAGAGAATTCAGTTGGGCCCACGGCCACACGGCCTGATGACATCCACACTCTCTACTCTGGAAA gaCGGTGGAGATCAACAACACTGATGCAGAGGGCAGGCTGGTGCTGGCTGATGGTGTAGTGTACGCCAGCAAAGACCTTTCAGCTGATATTATTCTGGACATGGCCACGCTGACGGGGGCACAG GGGATCTCCACAGGGAAATACCACGCGGCTGTGATGACTAACAGCGAGCAGTGGGAGGTTGCATGTGTGCGCGCCGGTCGCAGCAGCGGAGATCTCGCTCATCCTCTGGTTTACTGCCCCGAGCTGCACTTCAGCGAGTTCACCTCTGCCATGGCTGACATGAAGAACTCCGTGGCT GATCGGGAGAACGCTCAGAGCTCCTGTGCCGGCCTCTTTATTGGCTCCCACCTGGGCTTTGATTGGCCCGGGGTGTGGGTCCATGTTGATATCGCCTCTCCTGTCCATGCT GGGGAGCGTGCCACAGGATTTGGCGTTGCTCTGCTAATGGCCCTGTTTGGTCAGGCATCGGATGACTCCATGCTGAACAAAGTGTCTCCTCTGGGTGCACCCACCAACATGTCTGACGGAGACCAGATGGAGCGCGACTGCAAGAGACGACGGCTGGTGTAG